One Bartonella tribocorum CIP 105476 genomic window carries:
- a CDS encoding transposase domain-containing protein codes for MKEWFRIAELAEAALPGLPKSKGGLRKILATTWRHQSELTRKVKGVSRPIVEVHISLLPEGARAALLVRFGGAVDVKQTQGEQKTSIWGRYEGLSKVHKRRCEERLKALCSMEDLLQAGMGVHDAASLCAVQFGVSRMSLFNWRQMVEGYERTDWLAALAPCYGEERFSQWAECHEEAWEVLCSDYLRSSRPAFSACYRRMVLVAREKGWEPIPSERALRRRFKAQVSKAVVVLAREGEEKAKKLYPAQRRDRSSLHALQAVNMDGHKLDVFVRVPWSLKPVRLYLIAIQDLYSGKILSWRLSDAETWEIVRLVIGDMVEAYGIPERMTLDNGRAFTSKWISGGVQNRFRFKIKADEPQGLLTSLGIQLQWTTPYSGQSKPIERAWRDLAEAISKHPFCAGAYTGNKPDAKPEDYGKRAIEFEAFKAHVGAQIVAHNAQAGRKALTCAGRSFDETFAESLTAEGTIIRQATAAQRALWLLTSEALRTQKGTGEIHFYGNRYWARALNEYAGKKVIVRFDPDYLHQDLRVYDLNNRLLCMAECLADVGFYDQQAARLNGRLRKEYVRAVKAEKQLAAKLAPDHLADVYGRLEKKDDGSKSKLVVKPKVSRLMPNHAGNLAVKVQDDEALEPQEFSQHLHKALRRFSASDEGREVIKFPKR; via the coding sequence ATGAAGGAATGGTTTCGTATTGCCGAATTGGCTGAAGCAGCTTTGCCAGGGTTGCCGAAAAGTAAAGGTGGATTGCGTAAAATTTTAGCAACCACATGGCGTCATCAAAGTGAATTGACACGTAAAGTTAAAGGGGTTTCTCGACCTATTGTAGAAGTTCACATTTCCTTATTGCCGGAGGGGGCGCGGGCGGCATTGTTGGTGCGGTTTGGTGGGGCTGTTGATGTGAAACAAACGCAAGGGGAGCAAAAGACAAGTATTTGGGGGCGTTATGAAGGGCTTTCAAAGGTGCATAAAAGGCGCTGTGAAGAGCGTTTGAAGGCGCTTTGTTCTATGGAGGATTTACTTCAAGCCGGTATGGGGGTGCATGATGCGGCAAGTTTGTGCGCGGTTCAGTTTGGGGTGAGCCGGATGTCGCTTTTTAATTGGCGGCAGATGGTGGAAGGGTATGAGCGCACTGATTGGTTAGCGGCGCTGGCGCCTTGTTATGGTGAGGAGCGTTTTTCGCAATGGGCTGAGTGTCATGAGGAGGCATGGGAGGTTTTGTGTTCGGATTATTTGCGTTCGTCCCGCCCTGCTTTTTCGGCATGTTATCGACGTATGGTTTTGGTGGCGCGTGAGAAAGGGTGGGAGCCTATTCCTTCAGAGCGGGCGTTACGGCGGCGTTTTAAAGCGCAAGTTTCCAAAGCGGTTGTGGTGTTGGCGCGTGAGGGTGAGGAGAAGGCCAAGAAGCTTTATCCGGCACAACGGCGTGATCGCTCGAGTTTGCATGCTTTGCAAGCGGTGAATATGGACGGGCATAAGTTGGATGTTTTTGTGCGTGTTCCGTGGAGCTTAAAGCCAGTGCGGCTTTATCTGATAGCGATACAAGATCTTTATTCAGGCAAGATTTTATCATGGCGCCTATCGGATGCGGAGACTTGGGAAATCGTGCGTTTGGTGATTGGTGATATGGTGGAGGCTTATGGGATACCGGAGCGTATGACCTTAGATAATGGGCGTGCTTTTACCAGCAAGTGGATTTCTGGGGGTGTGCAAAACCGCTTTCGTTTTAAGATTAAGGCGGATGAACCGCAGGGTCTTTTGACCAGTTTGGGCATTCAATTGCAATGGACGACTCCTTATAGCGGGCAGTCGAAACCGATTGAGCGGGCATGGCGTGATTTGGCAGAGGCGATTTCGAAGCATCCTTTTTGTGCGGGGGCTTATACGGGCAATAAGCCGGATGCCAAGCCTGAAGATTATGGCAAACGTGCGATAGAATTTGAAGCGTTTAAAGCCCATGTTGGTGCGCAGATTGTGGCGCATAATGCACAAGCAGGGCGCAAGGCGCTGACATGTGCGGGGCGCAGTTTTGATGAGACTTTTGCAGAAAGTTTGACAGCAGAGGGGACGATTATTCGGCAGGCAACGGCAGCACAGCGTGCTTTATGGCTTTTGACCTCAGAGGCATTGCGTACACAAAAGGGGACGGGGGAGATTCATTTTTATGGCAATCGTTATTGGGCGCGGGCATTGAATGAGTATGCGGGGAAGAAGGTTATTGTACGCTTTGATCCGGATTATTTGCACCAAGATTTGCGGGTTTATGATTTGAACAATCGGTTGCTTTGCATGGCAGAATGTCTTGCAGATGTGGGCTTTTATGACCAGCAGGCAGCGCGTTTGAATGGGCGTTTGCGTAAAGAATATGTGAGAGCTGTTAAAGCAGAAAAACAATTGGCAGCAAAGCTTGCACCTGATCACTTGGCTGATGTTTATGGGCGCCTTGAGAAAAAGGATGATGGTTCAAAATCCAAGCTTGTTGTTAAGCCAAAGGTTAGCCGCTTGATGCCAAACCATGCGGGGAATTTAGCCGTGAAAGTGCAGGATGATGAGGCTTTGGAACCCCAAGAATTTAGTCAACATTTGCACAAAGCTTTAAGACGGTTTTCCGCCTCTGATGAGGGGCGTGAAGTGATAAAGTTTCCTAAACGATAG
- a CDS encoding helix-turn-helix domain-containing protein, which produces MHEEIYSDFPALLREIAAVAGSEAAWNMMRAFGGREVYIPGRLENADWLIEIVGFEEAEQLINHFCFNGSGVRLLIPLGRDAERRQKMMQALQKGWSVDAAAAVSGMHVRTAYRLKKRISSKEPQGLLFPEFYEY; this is translated from the coding sequence ATGCACGAGGAAATCTATAGCGATTTTCCTGCCTTATTGCGTGAAATAGCCGCTGTTGCGGGCAGTGAGGCGGCATGGAATATGATGCGTGCTTTTGGCGGACGAGAAGTTTATATCCCTGGGCGTCTTGAGAATGCGGATTGGTTGATTGAAATTGTTGGGTTTGAAGAGGCGGAGCAATTGATCAACCATTTTTGTTTTAATGGTTCGGGTGTGCGCCTTCTTATCCCCCTTGGTAGAGATGCTGAACGGCGGCAAAAAATGATGCAAGCGCTGCAAAAAGGCTGGTCGGTAGATGCTGCAGCAGCAGTTTCTGGTATGCATGTGCGTACAGCCTATCGCTTAAAGAAGAGAATTTCTTCAAAAGAGCCCCAAGGTTTATTATTTCCAGAGTTTTATGAGTATTGA
- a CDS encoding helix-turn-helix domain-containing protein, translating to MARLETEPKTPLAKRLREIRRILGNEERGAFAKSLNLAKNTLANYELGINEPPASIVIAYHKIYGVDFHWLLTGEGEMFTDMEKAKAAGFKPQTIPTGLMKKLGRIAYTTYRDANIKLPPEDIAELAAELCIKLQELVQDINDTEEVEATFPLLKIHLKRQIEAERVHLETTQNTA from the coding sequence TTGGCACGTTTAGAAACAGAACCTAAAACACCATTGGCAAAACGCCTACGTGAAATAAGACGAATCCTCGGAAACGAAGAACGCGGTGCTTTTGCCAAATCTCTTAATTTGGCAAAAAATACGCTTGCAAATTATGAGCTTGGTATAAATGAGCCACCAGCATCTATCGTAATTGCCTATCACAAAATTTATGGCGTAGACTTTCATTGGCTTCTCACTGGAGAAGGCGAAATGTTTACAGACATGGAAAAGGCGAAAGCAGCTGGTTTTAAACCACAAACTATCCCTACTGGTCTCATGAAAAAGCTTGGTCGCATAGCTTATACAACTTATCGCGATGCAAATATAAAACTCCCCCCTGAAGATATAGCGGAATTAGCGGCAGAGCTTTGTATAAAGTTGCAAGAGCTTGTTCAAGACATCAACGACACGGAAGAAGTAGAAGCGACTTTCCCTCTTCTTAAAATTCATTTAAAGCGTCAAATAGAGGCTGAAAGAGTACATCTAGAAACTACACAAAATACGGCTTAA
- a CDS encoding tail protein X, which yields MKIPEKHLVVELEDMSLDLICFQHAMAVLGDRFQVGAIKGYCEATLQANPGIAGYGALLPRGLKVILPEFVSCEKNSVVKRLWD from the coding sequence ATGAAGATACCAGAAAAGCATCTCGTGGTAGAGCTAGAGGATATGAGTCTTGATCTAATCTGCTTTCAACATGCTATGGCTGTGTTAGGGGATCGTTTTCAAGTTGGAGCGATCAAAGGGTATTGTGAGGCTACTTTGCAAGCCAATCCAGGTATTGCAGGGTATGGTGCTCTGTTGCCGCGGGGCTTAAAGGTCATTCTGCCTGAATTTGTATCATGTGAAAAGAACAGCGTGGTCAAAAGGCTATGGGATTAA
- a CDS encoding helix-turn-helix domain-containing protein, giving the protein MTTTQTCIQVWDRHSILAELRRRNMTLAELAKAYQLSSSSVQHIWTRSNEKAERAIADFIGLPVEQVFSDRYPKSRRRIFKAAKHANTDSRAHSALRGNAA; this is encoded by the coding sequence ATGACAACCACCCAAACATGCATCCAAGTATGGGATCGCCATAGTATTTTAGCCGAGCTACGCCGCCGTAATATGACCTTGGCGGAGCTCGCGAAAGCTTATCAACTCTCGTCATCCAGTGTTCAACATATCTGGACACGGTCTAACGAGAAAGCCGAACGTGCTATTGCCGATTTTATCGGTTTGCCCGTCGAGCAAGTATTTAGCGACCGCTACCCCAAAAGTCGCCGTCGCATTTTTAAAGCAGCAAAACATGCCAATACAGATTCGCGTGCGCATTCTGCTTTGCGCGGTAATGCTGCTTAA
- a CDS encoding glycoside hydrolase family 19 protein, with product MISIDASFLHCLAPKLTHHARQDFIIVEMARVLPKALSYGELTTHLRIAHFLSQCAHESDGFFTLREYASGRAYEGRRDLGNVNPGDGVHFKGRGLIQLTGRNNYRRFTKFWRLIDEQAVDCEAFPQVLEKFPAALWSAVWFWQMKGLNKLADRDDVVGITKAINGGRNGLVHRLTYLNRAKKLLGIGGEVEA from the coding sequence ATGATTTCAATAGATGCCTCTTTTCTTCATTGCCTTGCGCCTAAACTGACGCATCATGCGCGCCAAGATTTTATTATTGTTGAAATGGCACGCGTGTTGCCTAAAGCTTTATCTTATGGGGAACTCACGACGCATTTGCGTATTGCACATTTTTTAAGCCAATGTGCGCATGAGAGTGATGGCTTTTTTACCCTGCGTGAATATGCCTCAGGGCGCGCTTATGAGGGGCGGCGTGATTTAGGTAATGTCAACCCTGGTGATGGGGTGCATTTTAAGGGACGTGGTTTGATCCAGTTGACGGGGCGCAATAATTACCGTCGTTTTACGAAGTTTTGGCGCTTAATCGATGAACAAGCGGTTGATTGTGAGGCATTTCCGCAAGTGCTGGAAAAGTTTCCTGCAGCCCTTTGGTCGGCTGTTTGGTTTTGGCAGATGAAAGGCTTAAATAAGCTTGCTGATCGAGATGATGTCGTGGGGATTACCAAGGCAATTAATGGGGGAAGAAATGGACTTGTGCACCGCTTGACCTATTTGAACCGCGCCAAAAAGCTTTTGGGGATTGGAGGCGAGGTGGAAGCATGA
- a CDS encoding regulatory protein GemA — protein sequence MSLAAIHMGKRALGLDDETYRALLFRLTGKQSAKDLNVSEQRLVMQEMRAYGGGVNGKLLRGKYAKKLQALWIAGWNLGIIRERCDKALLAFVKRQTGIDHIRFLRDSDDAAKAIEALKSWLQREGGVDWRGKVRQDSRGIHPSIAILCAQWKRLHQGCLFDETAFQQSVMAVSGKAFCEMSGGDFMRVMNVWGRKIRKGVQSEG from the coding sequence ATGTCTTTAGCGGCTATTCATATGGGCAAACGCGCGTTAGGTCTTGATGATGAGACCTATCGCGCCCTGCTTTTTCGATTGACGGGCAAGCAATCGGCAAAAGATTTGAATGTTTCAGAACAGCGCTTGGTGATGCAAGAAATGCGCGCCTATGGGGGTGGGGTCAATGGCAAGCTTTTGAGAGGCAAATATGCCAAAAAGCTTCAAGCCTTATGGATTGCAGGGTGGAATCTTGGCATTATCCGCGAGCGTTGTGATAAGGCATTGCTTGCCTTTGTCAAAAGACAGACAGGGATTGATCATATTCGCTTTTTACGCGATAGCGATGATGCTGCAAAAGCCATTGAGGCGTTGAAAAGCTGGTTGCAGCGTGAGGGTGGGGTTGACTGGAGAGGAAAAGTCCGCCAAGATTCAAGGGGAATACACCCAAGCATTGCCATTTTGTGTGCCCAATGGAAGCGTTTGCATCAGGGTTGCTTGTTTGATGAGACAGCTTTTCAACAAAGTGTGATGGCGGTGAGTGGTAAAGCTTTTTGTGAGATGAGTGGGGGCGATTTTATGCGTGTTATGAATGTTTGGGGGCGGAAAATCCGAAAAGGTGTTCAAAGCGAGGGGTAA
- a CDS encoding phage tail tape measure protein: MSRTLKASWRGLVASGRSLGLMAAGLGGSALRLLHPMTLLVGALRGIAVSGAAFSASFGFIGTVIEVVGAAIASVVGGIFTPIGALIAAVVAVILASGFALWKYWDRFSSFVKGFARGITRAWGQAFEAVMRFFGADTATITKWKNIIAAAFDLSSHWQKFKQGLSSVSQSFAGLWEGVKQSFSNFWQWLGSFFVREKLTESAKVGMEQAGEDLASWIVDGFMSSISQLMDYCKSLPHRIKGWIGSIDVREFLPSFLGGKTSIQPIVQFAGASPVNSSAREPRDKDRSPITHNQNVTVHVNGARDPMATGRAVAHALQRARANALHGGTE, translated from the coding sequence GTGAGCCGCACGCTGAAGGCAAGTTGGCGCGGATTAGTCGCTTCAGGGCGCTCATTGGGTTTAATGGCAGCAGGGCTTGGTGGGAGTGCGCTGCGTCTTCTTCACCCCATGACTTTACTTGTGGGGGCTTTACGAGGGATAGCCGTTTCAGGGGCGGCATTTTCTGCCTCTTTTGGCTTTATTGGGACAGTCATCGAAGTGGTTGGGGCAGCTATTGCCTCTGTTGTGGGGGGGATTTTTACCCCAATAGGGGCTCTCATTGCTGCTGTTGTGGCTGTCATATTGGCTTCTGGTTTTGCTTTGTGGAAATATTGGGATCGTTTTTCTTCTTTTGTCAAAGGTTTTGCACGGGGGATAACACGGGCTTGGGGCCAAGCCTTTGAAGCCGTCATGCGCTTTTTTGGTGCCGATACGGCAACCATCACCAAATGGAAAAATATCATTGCTGCTGCTTTTGATCTCTCTTCCCATTGGCAAAAGTTTAAACAAGGACTTTCCTCTGTTTCTCAAAGCTTTGCTGGTTTGTGGGAGGGTGTTAAACAAAGCTTTTCCAACTTTTGGCAATGGTTGGGAAGCTTTTTTGTCCGCGAAAAGCTCACAGAGAGTGCCAAGGTTGGTATGGAACAAGCCGGTGAAGATTTAGCGAGTTGGATTGTTGATGGTTTTATGTCGTCCATCTCACAATTGATGGATTATTGTAAATCTTTACCTCACCGCATAAAGGGGTGGATTGGGTCGATTGATGTAAGAGAGTTTTTGCCAAGTTTTTTAGGAGGCAAAACGTCCATCCAACCCATAGTACAATTTGCGGGGGCTTCTCCTGTAAATTCATCTGCCAGAGAACCAAGAGACAAAGACCGTTCCCCCATCACCCACAATCAAAATGTCACAGTGCATGTTAATGGGGCGCGTGACCCCATGGCCACCGGTCGTGCGGTTGCTCATGCTTTGCAACGGGCACGCGCCAATGCGCTGCATGGTGGCACAGAATGA
- a CDS encoding phage tail protein — translation MRDPLLMLGPHLFYVDWLNFQSFEEEFSASWVCLERFGEAPGLQFTGYGNDPKTIHGVLFPEEFGDRVAIDAITRTIRAAKPVQMIRWMSDNGYSAILHGSVVITSVTKDHDYISRSGQSGRIRYAISLLPFFDGGKPQGQYQVGQYQEGYDQYSQGGETP, via the coding sequence ATGAGAGATCCTTTGCTGATGTTAGGTCCACATCTCTTTTATGTAGACTGGCTTAATTTCCAATCGTTTGAGGAAGAGTTCTCTGCCTCCTGGGTTTGCCTAGAGCGTTTTGGAGAGGCGCCCGGTTTGCAATTTACCGGTTATGGCAATGATCCCAAGACCATTCACGGGGTGTTGTTTCCAGAAGAGTTTGGGGACCGGGTAGCGATAGATGCTATCACCAGAACCATTCGTGCAGCCAAGCCCGTTCAGATGATTCGTTGGATGAGTGACAACGGCTATAGTGCCATTCTCCATGGATCTGTAGTGATCACCAGTGTGACGAAAGACCATGATTACATCAGTCGCTCTGGTCAATCGGGGCGTATTCGCTATGCCATTAGCTTGTTACCGTTTTTCGATGGTGGAAAACCACAAGGTCAATATCAGGTGGGACAATATCAAGAGGGATATGATCAATATTCCCAAGGAGGAGAAACGCCATGA
- a CDS encoding DUF3164 family protein: MNKQIELEGVHYMRDAKGALVPVSLIRPADLLEDETVRKVMGYAKELSARIARFNSHTLADLSAFDGLLAQEYGVERRGKKGNCTYTSFDGLQRIKVQVQESFDFGPQLQIAKSLLDECLNEWSADARPEIRAIITRAFNTDKEGKVNRGEIFMLLRLDIDDPRWNEAMRAIREAIRVTTSKEYVRFYERDSLESPWRAVTLDLAKT; the protein is encoded by the coding sequence ATGAATAAACAAATTGAGCTTGAAGGTGTGCATTATATGAGAGATGCAAAAGGGGCTTTGGTGCCGGTAAGTCTGATCCGCCCTGCGGATTTGCTTGAGGATGAAACGGTGCGTAAGGTTATGGGATATGCGAAGGAATTATCGGCAAGGATTGCGCGTTTTAACAGCCATACGCTTGCGGATTTGAGTGCTTTTGATGGCTTGCTTGCGCAGGAATATGGTGTGGAGCGGCGTGGTAAAAAGGGCAATTGTACGTACACCAGTTTTGATGGTTTGCAGCGTATTAAGGTGCAGGTACAAGAAAGCTTTGATTTTGGACCGCAATTGCAAATTGCCAAAAGCCTTCTTGATGAGTGTTTGAATGAATGGTCTGCGGATGCGCGCCCTGAAATCCGTGCGATTATTACGCGTGCTTTCAATACGGATAAGGAAGGCAAGGTGAATCGCGGCGAAATCTTTATGCTGTTGCGTTTGGATATTGATGATCCTCGCTGGAATGAGGCGATGCGGGCGATCCGTGAAGCTATTCGTGTGACAACATCTAAAGAATATGTGCGTTTTTATGAGCGTGATAGCCTAGAAAGCCCTTGGCGGGCTGTAACGCTTGATTTGGCGAAGACATAA
- a CDS encoding AAA family ATPase codes for MKYAINATVEKNPWARPKKQPDGAAQNRNSDDIALWNTLVDSVRALAQMNDWTKAEVARRIGMPDGTFSQWYAGSYAGQLGKQNAKVHQWVEALKETAGFLEKIPEKPAFQKNRIACEIIDTLTLAQSTGDMVMITLDAGNGKTETCRHYRATRPHVYLVTASPHTRSVHGILNDMAAELEVVEYNPTRLTRAIGKRLERVGGGTLLIVDEAQNLTDEAINQLRHFVDINGTGLALVGNDEISGRLVHRQNGPSYAQIKSRLAMHLKRRKPYSEDIAARIHDWGIEDAGAIKFLTGIGLKAGALRQIDKTMMLARMAALGDGCEVTLKHVKAAWKNRDVEELA; via the coding sequence ATGAAGTACGCGATAAATGCAACGGTTGAAAAAAATCCTTGGGCGCGCCCAAAAAAGCAGCCCGATGGGGCAGCGCAAAACCGCAATAGTGATGATATTGCTTTATGGAACACGCTTGTGGATTCGGTAAGAGCTCTGGCACAAATGAATGATTGGACGAAAGCAGAAGTGGCGCGGCGCATCGGCATGCCGGATGGGACGTTTTCGCAGTGGTATGCGGGCAGTTATGCGGGGCAATTGGGTAAACAGAATGCGAAGGTTCACCAATGGGTTGAGGCTTTAAAAGAAACAGCGGGATTTTTGGAGAAGATCCCCGAAAAGCCTGCGTTTCAAAAGAACCGTATAGCTTGTGAAATCATTGACACGCTAACACTGGCGCAAAGTACGGGTGATATGGTGATGATTACGCTTGATGCGGGCAATGGTAAGACAGAAACCTGCCGGCATTACCGCGCAACCCGCCCGCATGTTTACCTTGTGACAGCAAGCCCGCATACGCGCAGTGTTCATGGTATTTTGAATGATATGGCAGCGGAATTGGAAGTGGTGGAATATAACCCCACCCGCTTAACGCGTGCGATTGGCAAGAGATTAGAGCGTGTTGGTGGGGGGACACTGCTGATTGTGGATGAAGCGCAAAATTTAACAGATGAGGCGATTAATCAGTTGCGTCATTTTGTTGATATCAATGGCACAGGGCTCGCTTTGGTGGGGAATGATGAGATTTCAGGGCGCCTTGTTCATCGTCAAAATGGTCCTTCTTATGCACAAATTAAAAGCCGCTTGGCAATGCATCTAAAGCGTCGCAAGCCTTATAGCGAAGATATTGCGGCGCGCATTCACGATTGGGGAATTGAAGATGCTGGTGCAATAAAGTTTTTGACAGGGATTGGTTTGAAAGCTGGGGCTTTACGGCAGATTGATAAGACGATGATGTTAGCACGCATGGCAGCGCTTGGAGATGGGTGTGAGGTGACTTTGAAACATGTCAAAGCGGCATGGAAAAACCGCGATGTGGAGGAATTGGCATGA
- a CDS encoding DNA adenine methylase, producing the protein MDILHKEKLKSVEPISPAAAYIGGKRRLAKTIVKIIEDIPHSIYAEPFVGMGGIFFRRKLIPSTEIINDFSGDVVNFFRVLQRHYHPFIELLAFQISSRETFERLQTQNPETLTDLERALRFLYLQRLSFSGKVAERTFRVETDRCARFNPFKLEGILKLIYRRLARVIIEHLDWSDFIVRYDRPNTLFYLDPPYFGVEDYYGKDLFKREDYQTMSMLLAQLKGKFLLSLNDVPEIRKTFSQFHIKEVRTIYSCNLSNNAIPAKELIITNCDI; encoded by the coding sequence ATGGATATACTTCATAAGGAAAAATTAAAATCTGTTGAACCTATTTCACCAGCTGCTGCTTATATTGGGGGCAAAAGAAGATTAGCCAAAACCATTGTCAAAATCATTGAAGATATTCCACATAGCATTTATGCCGAGCCTTTCGTTGGTATGGGTGGAATATTCTTTAGACGGAAACTGATACCATCAACTGAAATTATCAATGATTTTTCAGGAGATGTGGTGAATTTTTTTCGGGTGTTACAACGCCATTATCACCCTTTTATAGAACTGTTAGCGTTTCAAATAAGCAGCCGTGAGACGTTTGAACGCTTACAGACACAAAATCCAGAAACGCTTACGGATTTAGAACGGGCTTTGCGGTTTTTATATTTGCAGCGTTTAAGTTTTAGTGGGAAAGTAGCAGAGCGTACGTTTAGAGTTGAGACAGACCGGTGTGCACGGTTTAATCCCTTCAAACTTGAAGGTATATTAAAGCTTATTTACCGCCGTTTAGCGAGAGTTATCATTGAACATTTAGATTGGTCTGATTTTATTGTGCGTTATGACCGGCCAAATACCTTGTTTTATCTTGATCCACCTTATTTTGGTGTTGAGGATTATTATGGCAAGGACTTGTTTAAGCGGGAGGATTACCAGACGATGTCTATGCTGCTTGCACAATTAAAGGGGAAGTTTCTTCTCTCTCTCAATGATGTGCCAGAGATTCGAAAAACCTTCAGTCAATTCCATATAAAAGAGGTAAGAACAATTTATTCCTGTAATTTGTCAAATAATGCGATTCCGGCAAAGGAACTCATCATTACCAATTGTGATATTTAG
- a CDS encoding phage late control D family protein translates to MRTHPFIEVRVGENLVHEVFYQRLLTATITDHAGNEADTFEAEFDDSGNDLEIPSSNSALHVTFGYQNSIRAFMGRFVVESVVSIGGSDGEILRLCGKSASMRKELKEQASEHFDHKTIAEIVEALAKRHGYQAKVSPQFTKQTLPYVVRTDQSAVDFLTRLADRMRARFLIKDNKFLFLSGDNLPALDIHKHDCSSWEFTLEPRTQYGTIETSYFDRAKGQQCQVKHQTGFTGPVRRLRSCYPSQEEAQAAAASESDRLCRAVGSGSLTLAGRPEIMADQPLLLQGFRKEINGSWKAATVTHRYEKQSGYTTEITFEAPNQGKEQK, encoded by the coding sequence ATGCGCACACATCCTTTTATTGAGGTGAGGGTGGGGGAGAATCTTGTCCATGAGGTTTTTTACCAGCGTCTTTTAACGGCAACCATTACGGACCATGCGGGCAATGAAGCCGATACATTTGAAGCGGAGTTTGATGATAGTGGCAATGATTTAGAGATTCCCTCCAGTAACAGCGCACTCCATGTCACCTTTGGCTATCAAAACAGCATCCGAGCCTTTATGGGGCGTTTTGTTGTTGAGTCGGTGGTGAGTATTGGGGGCAGTGATGGAGAGATTTTACGGCTTTGTGGCAAAAGTGCTTCGATGCGTAAAGAACTTAAAGAACAAGCGAGTGAACATTTTGACCACAAAACCATTGCTGAGATTGTTGAGGCCCTTGCCAAACGCCATGGTTATCAAGCAAAGGTCAGTCCACAATTTACCAAACAAACCTTGCCTTATGTGGTGCGCACCGATCAATCGGCGGTTGACTTTTTAACCCGCCTTGCGGACCGCATGCGGGCGCGTTTTTTAATCAAGGACAATAAGTTTTTATTTTTAAGCGGGGATAATTTACCAGCACTCGACATCCATAAGCATGACTGTTCCAGCTGGGAATTCACCCTAGAGCCGCGCACCCAATACGGCACCATCGAAACTTCTTATTTTGATCGCGCAAAAGGGCAACAATGCCAAGTCAAGCATCAAACAGGGTTTACTGGTCCCGTACGTCGTCTGCGCAGTTGTTATCCAAGTCAAGAAGAAGCACAAGCGGCGGCTGCCTCCGAGTCGGATCGCTTATGCCGTGCTGTAGGCAGTGGCTCCTTAACTCTTGCGGGACGCCCTGAAATCATGGCGGATCAACCGCTGCTGCTTCAAGGGTTCCGTAAAGAAATTAATGGGTCATGGAAAGCCGCTACCGTCACCCACCGCTATGAAAAACAAAGCGGTTACACAACAGAAATTACCTTTGAGGCACCAAATCAAGGAAAGGAACAAAAATAG
- a CDS encoding ParB/RepB/Spo0J family partition protein translates to MAQFQEIALDLIVVPERIRPVDDEHAKALAQSMAREGLMNPITVRHTPNAKEGNYTLIAGAHRLRAAELLGYSKIDAVVVQADKDNAALLEVAENLFRNELSVIDRALFVQTYRELWEKKYGEIKVGGDGSNQYKVKKEQFGQLDRIAHTDEESDKGVTFCFARHVADRIGLSEESVRRLNRISKYLQPELRSVLRGTALADNQAQLLKLAKMEPVAQRRVAIALQQVEGDLRRAVDLVNGINTPPQINEQERVFAQLLGVWQRADAQTKARFCDYLNKQSGEVLS, encoded by the coding sequence ATGGCACAGTTTCAAGAGATTGCTTTAGATTTGATTGTTGTTCCCGAACGTATACGCCCTGTAGATGATGAGCATGCCAAGGCGCTTGCACAATCCATGGCGCGGGAGGGATTGATGAATCCGATTACTGTGCGCCATACCCCCAATGCTAAGGAAGGCAATTACACGCTGATTGCTGGCGCGCACCGGCTGAGGGCTGCGGAGCTTTTAGGTTATAGCAAAATTGATGCGGTTGTGGTGCAAGCGGATAAGGACAATGCTGCGCTTTTAGAAGTGGCAGAAAACTTGTTTCGCAATGAATTATCAGTGATTGACCGCGCTTTATTTGTGCAGACTTACCGTGAATTGTGGGAAAAGAAGTATGGGGAGATTAAGGTTGGTGGGGATGGTAGTAATCAATATAAAGTCAAAAAAGAGCAATTCGGTCAACTTGACCGAATTGCTCATACAGATGAAGAAAGTGATAAGGGAGTTACTTTTTGCTTTGCTAGACATGTGGCAGATCGTATTGGTTTATCTGAAGAGTCAGTGAGACGTCTCAATCGCATCTCCAAGTATTTACAGCCGGAGTTGCGGTCTGTTTTGCGGGGGACTGCTTTGGCGGATAATCAAGCGCAATTGTTGAAGCTTGCGAAGATGGAGCCGGTTGCGCAACGGCGTGTGGCAATTGCTTTGCAACAGGTTGAGGGGGATTTACGGCGGGCTGTTGATTTGGTCAATGGGATTAATACGCCGCCGCAAATTAATGAACAAGAGCGGGTTTTTGCTCAGTTATTGGGTGTTTGGCAGAGGGCGGATGCGCAGACAAAGGCGCGGTTTTGTGATTATTTGAACAAGCAATCGGGGGAGGTGCTGTCATGA